In Streptomyces nojiriensis, the sequence CTGCCGCCCACCGGCCAGGACATCGAGAAGGCCAAGGCCCTGGTCAAGGAGGCCGGCGCCACCGGCAAGACGCTGACCGTGGCCACCAGCTCCATAGGCCAGGACGTCTCCCTCCTCGCCACCGCCGTCCAGGCGGCCGGCACCCGGATCGGCCTGGACATCCAGCTGAAGACGATCGCCCCGAACGCCTTCACCGCGCTGTTCACCGATCCCCAGGCGCGCGAGGGCATCGACATGTTCCCGCTCACCTACTACGACTCGATCACCGACCCGCTCGACCTGCTGCAGAACTTCAAGACCGGCGCGTACATGAACTTCGCCGGCTACAGCGACCCCGAGTACGACAAGCTCGTCGACCGGGCGAGCGCCGTCTACCCGCTCGAGGAGCGGATGGACGTCGAGGCGAAGCTGCAGCACCAGGCCTCGGACCAACTGCTCTGGATCCCGGTCGCCGAGTGGCCCACCGCGCTGTTCATGAACAAGCGCATCACCGGCGCCCCCACCACCATCTCGTACATGTACTACCCGTGGGCCGCCGACGTGGGGGCCGCTCAGTGAGTTTCGTCAGATTCGCCGTACGCAGGGTGGCGGAGATGGCCGCCACCCTCCTGACCGCCTCGTTCGTGGTCTTCGGGGCCATGTACCTGGCACCGGGCAACCCGGCGAGCTTCCTGCTCGCCGGCCGCTCGGCCTCCCCGGAGGCCCTCGCCTCGATCAACGCCCAGTACCACCTGGACGACCCCTTCCTCGTGCGGTACTTCCGGTGGCTGGGCGACGTTCTGCAGGGCGACTTCGGGCGGTCGATCACCTACCGCACCGATGTCTCGAGGCTGCTGGCGGACCGCCTGCCCACCACCCTGCTGCTCATCGTGATGTCGCTCGCCGTGGTCGTCGCCGTCGGCCTCCTCCTCGGCCGGATCGCCGCCGTCCGCGGCGGGGCCACCGACTCCGCCATCCTCGTCACCACGACCTTCGCCGTCGGTACCCCGTCCTTCGTCGCGGCGGTCCTGCTCCAAGGCCTCTTCGCCGTCAACCTCGGCTGGTTCCCCAGCAGCGGGGCGGGGGACGGCGGCCTCGGCGACATGCTCTGGCACCTCACGCTCCCCGCCGTCGCCCTCGCGCTCTACCTGATCGGCATGCTCGCCCGGGTCACCCGCTCCGCCATGCTCGAAGCCCTCGACAGCGACCACGTCACCGTCGCCCGCAGCCGGGGCGTCCCCGAACGCCAGGTCATCAGGCGCCACGTGTTCCGCAACTCGCTCGGCACCGTCCTGACCACCGGCGGCCTCATCGTCTCCACCCTGCTGGTGTGCACCATCCTGGTGGAGACGGCCTTCAGCATCGGCGGCATCGGGCAGCTCCTCGAACTGTCCACCACCACCAAGGACTTCCCGACCGTCCAGGCCATCTCCCTGATCATCGTCGCCCTCTTCATGATCGTGAACCTGATCGTGGACCTGCTGCTGCCCCTGGTCGATCCCAGGGTCACCCTCGGAACGAGGAGCGCCGCCGTATGACCGCCGTCCTGACCCGCCGGCCCGGCCTCTCCCGGATCCGTGCCGCCGGCTCCCCGCTCCACCTGGTCTGCCTGGCCCTCGTCGCCGTCGTCGTCCTGGCCGCCCTGCTCGCACCCTGGGTCGTACCCCACGACCCCAACGCCGTCGACCTCGGCAACGCGCTGGCCGCACCCTCCGCCGCGCACCCGTTCGGCGTGGACGCGGCCGGCCGTGACACCCTCTCCCGGCTGCTGCTCGGCGCCCGCACCTCGCTGCTGGGACCGCTCGGCGTCGTCGCCTTCTCCACCGTCGCCGGCATCGCCATCGGCACGGCGGCGGCCTGGCGGGGCGGCTGGATCGACTCCGTGCTCTCCCGCAGCACGGAGCTCGTCTTCGCCTTCCCCGGCATGCTGCTGGCGATCCTGATCATCTCGGTCTACGGAGAGGGCCTGCTCGCCCCGGTCATCGCCCTCGCCGTGGCCTACCTGCCCTACGTCAGCCGCCTCACCCGGTCCCTGGTCCTGGCCGAGCGGGCCCGCCCGTACGTCAGCGCCTACCGGGTCCAGGGCCACTCGGCGCTGCAGATCTGCCTGCGCCACATCCTGCCCAACATCGCCCCCGTCGTGCTCGCCCAGTCCACCATCAACTTCGGCTACGCCCTGATGGACCTGGCCGGACTGTCCTTCCTCGGGCTCGGCGTACCCGCCCTCACCCCCGACTGGGGCCGCATGGTCTTCGACGGCCAGACCGCCATCCAGCACGGCTACCCGCTGTCCGCGATCCTGCCCTGTGCCTTCATCGTGCTGACGGTGGTCGCCTTCAACGTGGTCGGCGAACGCTGGGCCGACCGTATAGCCAGGAGGCCCCGATGATGCCGCCGCGACCGCCGCGACCGCCGCAAGTGCCGCACCCCACGTCACCGGCACCCACCCTCGACATCCAGGGGCTGCGGATCACCCTCCCCGGTACCGCCAGGCCCGTCCTCGACGGCGTCGACCTCACCGTCTCCACCGGTGAGACCGTCGCCCTCGTAGGGGAGTCCGGCTCCGGCAAGAGCCTCACCTCGCGCAGCGCGCTGAACCTGCTGCCGCCCGGAGCCGTCGTCGAAGGGGCCGTGCGGGTCGGCGGCGAGGACGTCCTGACCATGAACGCCGACCGGCTGCGCACGGTACGCGCCCGCACCGTCGCCATGGTCTTCCAGGACCCCCGCGCCGCCGTCAACCCACTGCGCCGCATCGGTGACTTCCTCACCGAGAGCGCCACCTCGACCCGGGCCATGGGCCGGGCCGAGGCGACGGCGCGCGCCACCGAGCTCCTGGAGGCCGTGGGCCTGGACCCGGCGGTGCTGCGCAAGTACCCCGGCCAGGTCTCCGGCGGCATGCTCCAGCGCGTGGTGATCGCGGCGGCCCTCATGGGGGACCCCGTCCTCCTGCTGGCCGACGAGCCCACCACCGCGCTGGACGTCACCTCCCAGGCCGAGGTCGTCTCCCTGCTGGCCGGGCTCCGCGCCCGCTTCGGCACCGGCCTGCTGTTCGTCACGCACGACCTCGACCTCGCGGCCGCCATCAGCGACCGCGTCTACGTCATGTACGCGGGCCGGATCGCCGAGAGCGGGCCCGCCGAGGCCCTCTTCGCGCGCCCCCGGCACCCGTACACGGCCGCCCTGCTGGCCTCCACCCCGCGGATGGACGGTCCGCGCGGCCGGCTCTCCGCCATCGAGGGCCAGCCGCCGGACCTGCGCCAGGCCCTCCACGGCTGTGCCTTCGCCGCGCGCTGCCCGCTCGCCACGGAGGTCTGCGACCAGCAGGTCCCGCTGCCGGTGGCCGCCCCGGGCCGGCCGGGGCACCTGGCCGCCTGCCACCACAGCGACCGGCTCGAAGGGAGCACCGTCGATGCCCGATAACGGACTTCCCGACAACGTCCTGGAGGTCACGGGGCTGCGCCGCTCATACGGAGCCGTGCGCGCCGTGGACGACGTGTCCTTCGTCCTCCCCGAGGGCGGCTCGCTGGGGATCGTGGGGGAGTCCGGCTCCGGCAAGACCACCACCGCGCGGATCGTCGTCGGACTGGAACGTGCCGACGAGGGCCAGGTCCTGGTCGGCGGCCGGAACCGGACCGCGCGGGGCGGCGGCCGCGGCCGCGCGCGGCGCCTGGCCCGTGCCCGCGAGGTCCAGATGGTCTTCCAGGACCCGTACCTCTCCCTCGATCCGCGGACCAGTGTCGAGGCGGCCCTGCGCGAGACCCTGCGCCTGCACTTCCCGGGCCGGGACCACGCCGGGCGGATACGGGAGTTGCTCGACCAGGTGGGTCTGGGCACCCGGGCCGCCGACGCCCTGCCGCGGCAGCTGTCCGGCGGCCAGCGTCAGCGCGTCGCCATCGCGCGGGCCCTGGCCGTCGAGCCGTCCGTCCTCGTCTTGGACGAGGCGGTCGCCGCGCTCGACGTCTCCGTACAGGCGCAGATCCTCAACCTGCTCGCGGACATCAGGGAGCAGACCCGGATCGGGTACCTCTTCATCACCCACGACCTGGGCGTCGTACGGTGCGTCACCGACGAGATCGTCGTGATGCGCCACGGCCGGATCGTGGAGGCGGGCGCCACGGCCGAGGTGCTCGCCGCGCCCCGGCACCCCTACACCCGGCTGCTCCTGGAGTCGGTGCCCCGCCCGGGCTGGGACCCGGAGGCGATCGCCGCGGCCCGCAGGGCGCTCTAGGCCGTCTCTTCCGGATCTTGTCGGGCCCGGCCCGCCCGGCACCGCACCTGGCCGCGTTGTCGGGGCACCCGAGTACGTCCGGTACACGGGCGCCCCTCCGCCTTGCCAGGCTTCCCCTCGGCCCTGGCGGGCCCGGGGAGGCCCCACGGCACCGGACGACCCGGGCTCGGCCGACAAGATCCGAAGGAGACGACCTGGGCCGGGCCGGTCACGGCCCGGATCCGGCTCCCGCGGCGGCTCCCGCGGCGAGGGTACGGATCAGGGTCCGCAGGATCGGCCCCGTACCGCCGTCGGAGCCGAGGGAGTCCATGGCGGCCAGGCCGTCCACGGCGGCGGCCACCGCCAGTCCCAGGGGGCGCGGGTCCAGGCTCCCGCCGCGTTCGTCGGCCAGGACCTGGAAGAGGGCGACGAAGCAGGCGCGCCAGCGCCGGTACTCGGCTTCCAGGCTCTCCCGGACCCGGGCGTCGTTCAACGCCTGCCAGTGCAGGGCGGAATGGAGGTGGGAGAGCTCGGCGCCCTCGGGCCGGCCGAGCAATTGGACGACCCGTTCGGCACGCTCGGCGAAGGGCCCGGGGCCCGACACCGCCGCCTCCAGCGGCGTGATCCATTCCGGGCGGATGTCCTGGATGACCGCCAGGACGAGATCGGTCCGGTCGTGGAAGTGGTAGTGGCACATTCCGTGTGAAACGCCCGACAGCGCGGCGACGTTGCGGGTGGTGAAGCCCTCGCCCGCCTCTCCCGCGAGCAGGGTCCGCGCGGCGGCGATCAGCCGTGCCCGGGTCTGTTCGCCCTTCGCCGAGGCCCGTGGCCGGCCGGCCCTTGCAGGGGGAGCGGCCGGCCGGCCCCCGGAGTCCTTCGCGACAGCTGCCATGGCGTCACTCTAACCAGCCTTCGGTCCGCGACCTGGGGCTTTCCGTGATCCACCGGAATGACCTCGTCCAAACTATTGACCGAGCGCTTGGCCAGTTTTAGCTTTCCGGTCAACCCCGCTGTCCCCGCGGGGAGTTGAGCCATCGGAGGACCCCCACATGAACGATCACGCAATGAACCGGCCCGCGGGCGAGGGCATGGGCAGGCGCAGGTTCCTGGCGGCGGCGGGACTCACCGCCGCCGCGGCCGCACTGGCGGCGACCGAGGGGCGGGCCGGCGCGGCCGCCGCGATCCGCCCGGCGGCCGCGGGCGCCTTCCGCGTGCCGATCGAGGACGTTCGGCACACCCGCACCTGGATGGCCTGGCCGGACTCCACCTCGATCTGGGGCAACACGCTCGGCGGCGTCCAGCAGGACATCGCGCTCATCGCACGCACCATCGCCAAGTACGAGCCGGTCTACATCTGCGCCAACTCCGGCAGCGCCGCCAAGGCCCGCTCGATGTGCGGCTCCACCGTCACCGTCATCAGCACCATCCCCGTCGACGACTGCTGGATGCGCGACACGGGACCCGTCTTCCGCACCGACGGATCCGGCGGTCTGGACGCCGTCGGCCTCAACTTCAACGGCTGGGGCAAGAAGCAGGCCCACTCCCGGGACAACCTGGTCGCCGGCCGTATCGCCTCCTACGTCGGGGTCCCCTTCACCGCAGCCGCGCTGGTCGGCGAGGGCGGCGCGATCGAGCAGGACGGCGCCGGCACCCTGATGGCCACCCGCAGCAGCCTGGTGAACAAGAACCGCAACCCCAACAGGACGGAGGCGCAGATCGAGGCCGCCCTGCTCGCCGCCTACGGCGCCTCCAAGGTCATCTGGTTCGACGGCGTCAAGGGCCAGGACATCACCGACGACCACGTCGACGCGACCTCGCGCTTCCTCACGCCCGGCCGGGCCGCCGTCCAGATGCCCCTGGCCTCCGACAACGACGTGTACGCCAAGGACGCCCGTCAGCAGTACCAGATCCTCTCCGCGTCCACCGCCGCCGACGGCACCCGCATGACGGTCGACCAGATCCAGGGCCCCGACTACAACAAGATCCGCTCCGCCAACCCGGACTTCCTCGCCTCCTACGCCAACTACTACCTGTGCAACGGTGCCGTCATCAGCGCCCACTTCGGCGACACCCGCGCCGACACCGCGGCGAAGGCCACCCTGGCCCGCCTCTACCCCGGCCGCACCGTCGAGCAGCTCAACATCGACCGGCTCGGCACCGGCGGCGGCGGGATCCACTGCGTCACCCAGCAGCAGCCCGTCCCGTAACCGGCACCGCACACCGCGGCGCGAGGACCACGCGGGGCCGTTCCGGAGCGATCCGGGACGGCCCTCCGCCGTTTCCGGGCACGAACGGGTACGAGATACCGCCATCCGGGAAAATCCTTGGACCGCGCGGACGCCGCCACGGGACACTTCCAGTTCCTGCAAACCGCCCGCACACGACAGCACAGGGTTGCAATGGGAACGCCTGAACCGCCCGAAAGTCCACCGGGCAAGGGCCCGGTCATCCTCGCACTTCGCTACTACGGACGGGAGTTGGTCCGCCTCCGATGGCTGACCGCACCCGCGATGCTGCTCCCGGCGCTGGGCAACATCGGCATCAACTACATCGCTCCGCTGATCGTCGCCAAACTCGTCGGCCGCATCGCCGGCGGTGGCAGCACCACCGTCGACGCGATGACGCCGTACGTCCTCGGCTTCGCCGGGGTCCTGCTCCTCGCGGAGGCGCTGTGGCGCCTCGGACTGCACTGCCTCAACCGCCTCGACGCCCGCGGCATCGAGCACCTGTACGTGGTCGGCATGGACGAACTGTTCGCCAAGGACGCCGCGTTCTTCCACGACAACTTCGCCGGGTCGCTGACCAAGCGGGTCCTCAGTTTCGCCTCCCGCTTCGAGGAGTTCGTCGACACCCTGACCTTCTCGGTCATGGGCAGCTTCGTACCGCTGGTGTTCGCCTCCGTGGTGCTGTGGCAGTACGACCCGCTGCTCGTCGCCGGACTCCTGATCCTGATCGCCGTGACGGCACTGGGCGTGGCGCCCCTGATCCGGCGCCGCCAAGGCCTCGTCGCCCAGCGCGAGGAGGCGATCGCCCGGGTGTCGGGCCACGTCGCCGACAGCCTGATGAACATGGACACCGTCCGGGCCTTCGCCGCCGAGGAACGCGAGGCGGCCGAGCACCGCTCGCGCGTCGCGGAGTCGCGCCGGCTCACCCTGCGCTCCTGGGACTACGGCAACCTGCGCATCGACACGGTGGTCGCGCCGATGTCCGTACTGACCAACGCGCTGGGCCTGCTGCTCGCCGTCACGCTCGGCGGGGGAGAGCACGGCGTGGAGGCGGTCATCGTCGCCTTCACCTACTACGCCAGCGCGACGCGGATCATGTTCGAGTTCAACCAGATCTACCGGCGGCTGGAGAGCTCGATGACGGAGGCCGCGCAGTTCACCGAACTGCTCCTCACGCCGCCGACCGTACTCGACCCGGTATCCCCCGAGCCGCTGCGGCCCGGGTCCTCCGACGTCCGCTTCGAGCGGGTCACCTTCGCCCACGGCGGCGGCGAGCCGCTCTTCGACAGCCTCGACCTGGACGTGCCCGGCGGCACGAAGATCGGCCTCGTCGGCCGGTCCGGGGGAGGCAAGACCACGCTCACCCGGCTGCTGATGCGGATGACGGACATCGAATCCGGCCGGATCCTGATCGGCGGCCAGGACATCACCCGGCTGCGCCAGGCCGACCTGCGCAGCCTGATCGCCTACGTCCCGCAGGACCCGGCGATGTTCCACCGCACCCTGCGGGACAACATCGCCTTCGCCCGCCCGGACGCCACCGAGGCCGAGATCCGCCGCGCGGCCGAGGCGGCGCACGTCACGGAGTTCACCGACGCCCTGCCCGACGGCTTCGACACCATGGTGGGCGAGCGCGGCGTCAAGCTGTCCGGCGGTCAGCGCCAGCGCGTCGCGCTCGCCCGGGCGATCCTGCGCGACGCGCCGATCCTGCTGCTCGACGAGGCCACCAGCGCCCTGGACTCGGAGAGCGAGATCCTCGTCCAGGAGGCGCTGTGGCGGCTCATGGAGGGCCGTACGGCCCTCGTGGTGGCGCACCGGCTGAGTACGGTCGCGACCATGGACCGGCTCGTCGTCCTCGACCGCGGACGCATCGTCGAGCACGGCACGCACCAGGAGCTGCTCGCCTCGGAGGGCGCCTACGCGAAGCTGTGGCAGCACCAGTCGGGGGGCTTCATCGACGACACCGCCGCCGCGCGCTCGGGCGTCGACTGACCGCGGGCCCGGCCGGCCGGGCCCGCCCCTCCGTGCGGCGTCCTCCGCCGCGCGGCGGATCACGGAGCGGGGACGAACTCGTGCACCAGCCGCACGAATTCGTCCTCCTTCTCGAAGAACGCGACGTGCCCGGCGTCGATCTCGGCGTAGCGGCTGTCGGCGATCGCCGCGTGCAGGGCGCGGCTGTTCTCCACCGGGACGGTGATGTCCTGGGTGCAGCCGATCACCAGCGTCTCGGCCTGGATGCGCGGCAGCAGGTCGCGGATGTCGATACGGGTGTCCAGGTCGACGTGGCGCAGGGTGCCGGAGGTGGGCGGCATGTTGGGGATCAGCAGTTCCACCTGTGCGCGGCCGATCGCGTTGAGGAATCCGCGGCTGAAGCCGGTCATGGCGACGGCGCGGCCGAATGCGGCCGGGTCGGAGGTGCCGAGCTGCTTCCAGAGGGTGAAGAGGTTGCGCAGGTACTCGTCGCTGTCGGTGTGGGCCCATCCGGCGACCAGGATCAGACGGCGTACGAGGTCGGGGCGCAGGGCGGCGACGGCGGCGGACACCGGCGCGCCCATGGAGAAGCCCAGCAGGTCCACCGGACCGGCGTCCGCGTCCTCGATGACGGCGATGACCTGGGCGGCCAGGCCTTCCACGGTCAGCGGCCCCCCGCCGTCCACGGTGCGCTCGGTGCCCGAGAGGTCCGGGGTGATGACGGTGCGGTCGGCGGTGAAACGAGGCAGCAGCCGGCCCCAGTTCACGGCGGCCCCGCCCGAGCCGGTGCCGTGGACGAGCACGAGCGCGGGGCCCGAGCCCGCGCGGTCGTAGTGGACCTCGGCGTCGGCGACCCGCACGGTCGCGGTACGGGGGGCGGTGGCGGTGAGGGTGGCTTCGGCGGACATGGCGGCTGCTCCTTCTGGGGCGGTGGGGGCGCCGGGCCCTTCGCTCCGGCTCCGCCCACACTGCCGCCGCCGTCCCGTGGGCGGCAGAGCCCGCTCGAACCTAGGACCGGGAATCCCAGGAAGCGTCTTGCCCGGCGCGCGGGCCCGTCCGGCAGAATGATCAACATGACGATCGACCGCCGGAACCTCGCCGACTTCCTCCGCCGTTCGCGTGACCGGGTGCGTCCGTCGGACGTGGGTCTGACCGCGGGGCCGAGGCGGCGGACAGCCGGGCTGCGGCGCGAGGAGGTCGCCCAGCTCGCCGGGATGTCGGCCGACTACTACATGCGGATGGAGCAGGCCCGCGGCCCGCAGCCGTCACCGCAGATCCTCTCCTCGCTGGCCCGGGCCCTGCGGCTCAGCGACGACGAACGCGACCACCTCCACCTGCTCGCCGGGCACCGCCCGCCCGCCGGGCGGGTCGGTGGCGACCGGGTCGGCGCGGGACTGCTGCACCTGCTGGACCAACTGCCCGGCACCGCGGCCCAGGTCCTCGGCGACCTCGGCGACGTGTTGGCCCAGAACGACCTGGCGCGGTCCCTGCTGGGCGGCGTGTGCACGGTCTCCGAGCACGGCCGCAACGTGATCTGGCGCTGGTTCGCCGACCCGGCCGCGCGGGACGCGTACCCGGCCGGGGAACACGACCACTACAGCCGGTTGCACGTCGCCGATCTGCGCGCCGCCGTCGCCCGCCGGGGCGCCGCCGACCCGGTGGCCGGCCGGCTGGTTGACCGTCTGGGGGAGGCGAGCGAGGAGTTCGCCGGCCTGTGGGCCCTGCACGAGGTCGCCGTCCGGCGCCGCAGCCGGATGCGGGTGATCCACCCGGTCGTCGGTCCCGTCGACCTCGACTGCCAGGTCCTCCTCGCCCAGGAGGAGGACCAGCGCCTCGTGCTCTTCACCCCGCCGCCCGGTTCGGACACGGCCGACCGCCTCGCCCTGCTCCGGGTCCTCGGCACCGAACGGTTCCCCTCGGAAGTAGGTTGACCGCGCCGCCCTCTCGCACCTCGTACGGCCGCTGACGTCCCGCCGACGGGTCCGGCCCGAGAGCGGCACCCACCCTTCAGGAGCGGATGTGCATATTTTGTTCTGATATGAGCATCCATGAGGAAGGCCGCGGCGGCCCGGGACGGCGCCGGCTGCTCCGGGTGGTACTGACCGGCACGGTGGCCCTGGGAGCCGGCCTGGTGGCCGGTTCCCCCCGTGCCCCGGACGCCCCCGTCGCCGGCGGCCCCGGAAGGACCCGGCCCGCCACCCCCGTGTCCGCGCTACGGGAACTGGAGACGGGCAACGCGCGCTGGCGGACCCTGCACGAGCGGCACCCCGACGAGACGCGGACCGTGCGCCAGACCCTGGTCGGCGGCCAGCACCCCTTCGCCGTCGTCCTCGGCTGCGTCGACTCCCGCGTCCCCCCGGAGCTGGTCTTCGACCAGGGCCTGGGCGATCTGCTGACCGTACGGTCGGCGGGCGAGGTCCTGGACGAGGCGGTGCTCGGCAGCATCGCCTACGGAGTCCTCGAACTGGGCATCCCGCTGATCGTCGTCCTCGGCCACCAGTCGTGCGGGGCGGTCGCCGCGGCCGTCCGGGCCGACGAGGGCGGGCCCCCGCTGCCGGGCCACATGCAGTACCTGGTCGAACAGATCCACCCGGCGATCGACCACGCGCTGCGCGGCGCCGCGCGGATCGACGCCGCGATCACCGCGAACGTACGGCTGGTGCGGACGCGGCTCGCCGCGGAACCGGAGCTCGCCGCCAAGGTCGCGGCCGGGGACCTCGCCGTGGTCGCGGCCCGGTACGAACTCACCAGCCAGCGGGTGCGCCGGCTCGGCTGACCCGCCGGGTCCGGA encodes:
- a CDS encoding TetR/AcrR family transcriptional regulator codes for the protein MAAVAKDSGGRPAAPPARAGRPRASAKGEQTRARLIAAARTLLAGEAGEGFTTRNVAALSGVSHGMCHYHFHDRTDLVLAVIQDIRPEWITPLEAAVSGPGPFAERAERVVQLLGRPEGAELSHLHSALHWQALNDARVRESLEAEYRRWRACFVALFQVLADERGGSLDPRPLGLAVAAAVDGLAAMDSLGSDGGTGPILRTLIRTLAAGAAAGAGSGP
- a CDS encoding alpha/beta fold hydrolase codes for the protein MSAEATLTATAPRTATVRVADAEVHYDRAGSGPALVLVHGTGSGGAAVNWGRLLPRFTADRTVITPDLSGTERTVDGGGPLTVEGLAAQVIAVIEDADAGPVDLLGFSMGAPVSAAVAALRPDLVRRLILVAGWAHTDSDEYLRNLFTLWKQLGTSDPAAFGRAVAMTGFSRGFLNAIGRAQVELLIPNMPPTSGTLRHVDLDTRIDIRDLLPRIQAETLVIGCTQDITVPVENSRALHAAIADSRYAEIDAGHVAFFEKEDEFVRLVHEFVPAP
- a CDS encoding ABC transporter ATP-binding protein translates to MGTPEPPESPPGKGPVILALRYYGRELVRLRWLTAPAMLLPALGNIGINYIAPLIVAKLVGRIAGGGSTTVDAMTPYVLGFAGVLLLAEALWRLGLHCLNRLDARGIEHLYVVGMDELFAKDAAFFHDNFAGSLTKRVLSFASRFEEFVDTLTFSVMGSFVPLVFASVVLWQYDPLLVAGLLILIAVTALGVAPLIRRRQGLVAQREEAIARVSGHVADSLMNMDTVRAFAAEEREAAEHRSRVAESRRLTLRSWDYGNLRIDTVVAPMSVLTNALGLLLAVTLGGGEHGVEAVIVAFTYYASATRIMFEFNQIYRRLESSMTEAAQFTELLLTPPTVLDPVSPEPLRPGSSDVRFERVTFAHGGGEPLFDSLDLDVPGGTKIGLVGRSGGGKTTLTRLLMRMTDIESGRILIGGQDITRLRQADLRSLIAYVPQDPAMFHRTLRDNIAFARPDATEAEIRRAAEAAHVTEFTDALPDGFDTMVGERGVKLSGGQRQRVALARAILRDAPILLLDEATSALDSESEILVQEALWRLMEGRTALVVAHRLSTVATMDRLVVLDRGRIVEHGTHQELLASEGAYAKLWQHQSGGFIDDTAAARSGVD
- a CDS encoding agmatine deiminase family protein — protein: MNDHAMNRPAGEGMGRRRFLAAAGLTAAAAALAATEGRAGAAAAIRPAAAGAFRVPIEDVRHTRTWMAWPDSTSIWGNTLGGVQQDIALIARTIAKYEPVYICANSGSAAKARSMCGSTVTVISTIPVDDCWMRDTGPVFRTDGSGGLDAVGLNFNGWGKKQAHSRDNLVAGRIASYVGVPFTAAALVGEGGAIEQDGAGTLMATRSSLVNKNRNPNRTEAQIEAALLAAYGASKVIWFDGVKGQDITDDHVDATSRFLTPGRAAVQMPLASDNDVYAKDARQQYQILSASTAADGTRMTVDQIQGPDYNKIRSANPDFLASYANYYLCNGAVISAHFGDTRADTAAKATLARLYPGRTVEQLNIDRLGTGGGGIHCVTQQQPVP
- a CDS encoding ABC transporter permease; the encoded protein is MTAVLTRRPGLSRIRAAGSPLHLVCLALVAVVVLAALLAPWVVPHDPNAVDLGNALAAPSAAHPFGVDAAGRDTLSRLLLGARTSLLGPLGVVAFSTVAGIAIGTAAAWRGGWIDSVLSRSTELVFAFPGMLLAILIISVYGEGLLAPVIALAVAYLPYVSRLTRSLVLAERARPYVSAYRVQGHSALQICLRHILPNIAPVVLAQSTINFGYALMDLAGLSFLGLGVPALTPDWGRMVFDGQTAIQHGYPLSAILPCAFIVLTVVAFNVVGERWADRIARRPR
- a CDS encoding carbonic anhydrase, with translation MSIHEEGRGGPGRRRLLRVVLTGTVALGAGLVAGSPRAPDAPVAGGPGRTRPATPVSALRELETGNARWRTLHERHPDETRTVRQTLVGGQHPFAVVLGCVDSRVPPELVFDQGLGDLLTVRSAGEVLDEAVLGSIAYGVLELGIPLIVVLGHQSCGAVAAAVRADEGGPPLPGHMQYLVEQIHPAIDHALRGAARIDAAITANVRLVRTRLAAEPELAAKVAAGDLAVVAARYELTSQRVRRLG
- a CDS encoding helix-turn-helix transcriptional regulator → MINMTIDRRNLADFLRRSRDRVRPSDVGLTAGPRRRTAGLRREEVAQLAGMSADYYMRMEQARGPQPSPQILSSLARALRLSDDERDHLHLLAGHRPPAGRVGGDRVGAGLLHLLDQLPGTAAQVLGDLGDVLAQNDLARSLLGGVCTVSEHGRNVIWRWFADPAARDAYPAGEHDHYSRLHVADLRAAVARRGAADPVAGRLVDRLGEASEEFAGLWALHEVAVRRRSRMRVIHPVVGPVDLDCQVLLAQEEDQRLVLFTPPPGSDTADRLALLRVLGTERFPSEVG
- a CDS encoding ABC transporter permease, producing MSFVRFAVRRVAEMAATLLTASFVVFGAMYLAPGNPASFLLAGRSASPEALASINAQYHLDDPFLVRYFRWLGDVLQGDFGRSITYRTDVSRLLADRLPTTLLLIVMSLAVVVAVGLLLGRIAAVRGGATDSAILVTTTFAVGTPSFVAAVLLQGLFAVNLGWFPSSGAGDGGLGDMLWHLTLPAVALALYLIGMLARVTRSAMLEALDSDHVTVARSRGVPERQVIRRHVFRNSLGTVLTTGGLIVSTLLVCTILVETAFSIGGIGQLLELSTTTKDFPTVQAISLIIVALFMIVNLIVDLLLPLVDPRVTLGTRSAAV
- a CDS encoding ABC transporter ATP-binding protein codes for the protein MPDNGLPDNVLEVTGLRRSYGAVRAVDDVSFVLPEGGSLGIVGESGSGKTTTARIVVGLERADEGQVLVGGRNRTARGGGRGRARRLARAREVQMVFQDPYLSLDPRTSVEAALRETLRLHFPGRDHAGRIRELLDQVGLGTRAADALPRQLSGGQRQRVAIARALAVEPSVLVLDEAVAALDVSVQAQILNLLADIREQTRIGYLFITHDLGVVRCVTDEIVVMRHGRIVEAGATAEVLAAPRHPYTRLLLESVPRPGWDPEAIAAARRAL
- a CDS encoding ABC transporter ATP-binding protein gives rise to the protein MPPRPPRPPQVPHPTSPAPTLDIQGLRITLPGTARPVLDGVDLTVSTGETVALVGESGSGKSLTSRSALNLLPPGAVVEGAVRVGGEDVLTMNADRLRTVRARTVAMVFQDPRAAVNPLRRIGDFLTESATSTRAMGRAEATARATELLEAVGLDPAVLRKYPGQVSGGMLQRVVIAAALMGDPVLLLADEPTTALDVTSQAEVVSLLAGLRARFGTGLLFVTHDLDLAAAISDRVYVMYAGRIAESGPAEALFARPRHPYTAALLASTPRMDGPRGRLSAIEGQPPDLRQALHGCAFAARCPLATEVCDQQVPLPVAAPGRPGHLAACHHSDRLEGSTVDAR